Below is a genomic region from Flavobacteriales bacterium.
AAGGAAGCCTGCAGCAAAGAAGAAGTAAGGAAAGGGCCCTGCGTGTCGGGGCCTTTTTTTTATCGTGTACCGCGAGCCAATTGGTTCGCGGTTTTTTTATCTGGTAACCTGATGATACATCCACCGGTTGTTTCCGGCAACGTAATGGTGTTCCGTGATAATGTCATGAGCGTGGAATCTCCGAAAGCAAAACTCAGTTGGCAACAGTTGATAGCCTTTGTATAGATCGGGCCTGGGTACTTTTCTTCCCGTAAATTGATCGTCCATCTTCTTTAGCTCTTCATCAATATTGATGATGTTGCGGTTCTTGTTTTCAATCTTAATCCAGGTCACAAGTTGAAATTCTCTCTCAAGCTTGTGGAAGTACAAATCACATTGAGGTTCGGAGATAGGGATGATGTTTGCACGCATGTCAATTTCACTGTGCGTCGCAGGTAACGGAATTTGTAATTGCCATTCGGTTTTATCATCCGGCATGTTGATGTCGGCCGAATAAACCACCGGCCCTTTGGTATTGATGTCAGACAAGTTCATTGAATGATGTGCGCCTTGATCATTCCATAGCGACAATCGAAACGGAAGGTGAGGCATTGCACTCAGTGATTCATCAAGCCACGCAGATATAAGTTGTATCGGCGGTATCGTCTCCGTCGTTTCATTTTGGTAAGCCGGTCGGTTATCCGTCTGAATATTGATGACTGGTTGCATAATTTTATTTCCTGCGAAATTAGAAAACAATTGGTCAATAACTGCCCGTGTATGATTTGCAACATCGGGATGGCCAATATTATTATGAAAACAGGTTGTACACAAAAAGCATAATTTCTTATGCTATCTGTCATCTCCGTTGATAACTTCTGAAACAAAAAAAAATGTGAAGCGTTACATTTACAGAAATCATTTAGTTGAACGGACATGAGAAAACTAAAACCACGCCAGGGTCGCTTGCTGTTGTCAGAGCCGTTCCTGACGGACTTGCATTTCAAACGGTCCGTGATCCTTTTGACTGAACACACCAAAGAAGGTTCTCTCGGATTCATTCTTAACAAACCCATCTCACTTACCCTTAATGATGCGGTGGATGATTTTCCAACGTTTGATGCACCGTTGTATTTGGGTGGACCTGTTCGTAATGACTCCTTGTTTTTTATTCATACCGCCGGAGCGAAAATTCCCGGTAGCATGAAAATACGTGACGGCTTATTCTGGGGTGGTGATTTTGAAGCGTTGAAAACCCTCGTGATAACAAACAAAATAAGTGAGTCGCAGGTGAGATTTTTTGTGGGCTATTCCGGTTGGGCTCCGGATCAACTGGAATATGAACTAAACCATCAGTCCTGGGTGGTTGCAAAAGGAGAAGTCCCCGACATCATGGAAGGAGAATCCGAAACGCTTTGGAAAAGTCTACTTCAACATATGGGAACCGAATATGCCATCTTATCCAACTTCCCCGAAAACCCATCCTTGAACTAATTCCCCTCCTCCCGCAGCGCTTAACTTCTCTTGCTTATACTTCCTGATCTCTATTGTCCACTTACTACTTCCTGCCTACTGCTTACTGCCTGCTATCTACTACCTCCCCTCCTCGCCTTCACCGCATGCCATACCGTATAAGTTCCAACGCTTGCAAATCCGAATGCAAGCATCACATGATATGGAAGTAGCCCCAGATCGGAAACACGAAAGCCGATAAAGATTCCGCTCATAAAGTAAACCGAAAGGATAAGCTCGGCGACAGTAACGGGACTGACCCTTGTCGCCACATAGCGGTTGGCTGTTATGGTTTTATCGGATGCATTCAGATTGAACTTCGGTGTTCTGATGAACGGACTTTTTCTTCCTACCAATCCTTCAAGCACAGCAATGGAATTATGAAGTGACATGCCCATGGAGATGGAAAGGAACAGGATAAATTGCGATGGGAAATTCCACCACGATCGGGTGTCTGTTTTCTTAAAGGAAATAAAATAATACGCCGCAAGTATGCACAGACTGATTGCGAATACGCCGGCCAGGTTATACACGAACGGCGGTGTTTCGTGTTGGTTCTTTATGTACAATAAAGGAATGCTGAGAATAGCTGTGCCGAGAATGCAAACAAAAAGGAAACTGTTCATCAGATGAAACAGCGCATTGATCCTGGTGCTTCGTTCGAGTTGCGACGCACTTAGAACTTTTTTTACATTCAGCCTGGCCGTTTCTGCAGCGCCTTTTGTCCACCGGAACTGTTGGGACTTCAATGCATCCATCGTAGCTGGTAGCTCAGCAGGTGAGGTCACATCTTCCAGGTAAATGAATTTCCATCCCCGAAACTGTGCACGATAACTCAGGTCCAGATCTTCGGTCAGGGTATCCGAGCTCCATCCGCCTGAATCCAGGATGCATGACTTTCTCCATATGCCACCTGTGCCATTGAAGTTGATGAAGTGTGATCCGGCATTTCTTCCGGTTTGCTCAATGGTGAAATGTGCATTCAGTCCGAAGGCCTGAAGACGTGTCAACAATGAATATTTTTTGTTAATGTGCTCCCACCGGCTTTGAACCATGCCCACCTGTTCATTGGAAAAATAGGGAATGGTTTGTTTTAGAAAATTTGTTGCCGGCACAAAATCTGCATCAAAGATGGCGATGAATTCACCTGATGCGATGGTGGTCCCATATGCCAGTGCACCTGCTTTAAATCCTGTGCGTTCCTCCCTTCGGATATGGCAGATGTTGATACCGTTGTTCACGTATGGCATGATGGTTTGTTCGATGATCCGGGTGGTATCATCGGTACTGTCATCGAGTATCTGTATTTCCAGTTTGTTTTTGGGATAATCAAAGGCAGCGACGGCATGGATCAGGCGTTCCACCACATACCGTTCATTGTAAACCGGAAGCTGCACGGTTACCGATGGCCATTGGGTCGGTGAGTCCGGGTGTGTACGCTTTCGTTTTCCGGATTTCACATAAGCATAGATCAGTGTGCCCTGAACAATGCTATAGGCCAGAATAAACAGAAGCATGGCGCCGTAAACCACCAGCAGAATCATTTCCCCCCAGGTCATCATCCGATCATGTTTTCCTTTTTAAGGTCTGCCGGACCATTCTCCAGTTTAAGTACACCGCGTGGACAAACCGTGGCACAAATACCGCAACCTACACATGAAGCACGCACCACGTCCGTGCCCCGCTGCGCATAGGACCTTACATCAATGCCTTGCTCGCAGTAGGTGGAGCAGTTTCCGCAGGAGATGCACTGTGCACCATTTACCGAAATACGAAAGCGTGATTTGAATCTTTGAAACAAACCCATGTATGCGGCGAGCGGACAGCCGAAGCGGCACCACACGCGACTGCCCATCACCGGATAAAAGCCAACACCGATCACGCCGGAGAACATCGCACCGATGAGGAAGCCATAAGGTTTTTGAAAGATGTGGTAAATGTTCATTCCGAACACTTCTCCCACCCCGGTAAAATATCCGTACAGGACCACTGCGGTGACCAGAACAATATACGCGAGTACGCCGTGAATCATCCAACGTTCGATCTTCCATGCGGACATTTTTTTGGAGGAAAGATGCCTGAAGGAGTCCCCTGCCGTTTCCGCCAGTCCACCGCAGCCACACACCCATGAGCAATACCAGCGTTTTCCTAAAAAGTATGTAAGCAGTGGGGTGATGATCGCAAATCCGGCGATTCCCCATACCAGATAAAACATGCCAAGGCTCCCTCCTGCCTGCATGTTGTCCAGGTGCCATCCATCGAAGAAGTAATAATTCAGCGGCCAGAAATTTTTAAGGTCTTTGGAGAAATAGGGCTGCTCGGTATTCAGACCTTCCAGTATTTCCGGGATGAGGTAGGCAAATCCTAGTTGCGACAATATCACCGCAGAGGTCCGGATGATTTGGTAACGGTTATCCCGATACTTGATCAGGAAGCGGATACCGAGAATGAGAATCACGGCCGTGTACAACGTGCCGTACATAAACCACTGACTGGCCCTGGCATCATCTCCCTTGAAGAACCTGGCCAACGGATCGAACAACAGCATGAAGCCGGTGTTGTTATTCTCTCCGAATCCCAGTGTTTCCGGAAACCAGTACAATAGAATGTAAAACAAGGTAAGGAGTATACCCGCAGCCCATCCCCAGATGCCGCGGTTGGTAAGGGCTCGTTGCCAGGTTCCATTGTTACGGTTTGCGGGAGAACGGAAAGTGATGGCTGCAAACCAGATGGTGCCAATGGCAATAAGTATAAGCGATATGGAGAGGTGGACGACCGGTGGCAGCCATTGAACACCTGAAAAAGAGGTGAGCAGTAATGCAACGCCTGACAAAGCCGTGATTATTCCGCCACGTTGACCCGGGGTCATGCCCGGCATGCCTCCCGGCGCTATGGAGAAACTGCTATGCTTGTCCATGAGTGATGGCTTTAAATATTCGCTTCCAGGATTTTTTCCCAGGTCGGAAGGTAATGCCGGTTTCCTGTTCCAGTTTTTTAATCCAGTCCATACCAGGTTTATTGTGAAACTCCGGATCGAAGCAGGCATCGTTCCATTCGCTGACCACCTTTTCCAATGGTGCGGAATCTGTTACCCAGCGTTTGCAAACCTCCTGGCGCAGACGGATGCCCAAAGATTGAATGCCCTTCAATGAGAACGTTTGAGGTTCGTAGGTCAACCGGAGGATGCGGTTGTTCTTTTCATCTTCCCAGAAAAAAGAGGAGACATCGCATTGTGGTGTTGCCGGAACACGCCCATAAACCTGATATTCTATGTTGAAGAACTTGGCGCTATTAAACCAGGGACCGGGTTCATATTTTTTCGGATGGCCGCAAATCGTTTCTGCAACGGTCTCTCCCATGATGCGTCCGGTATACCAGATCTGTTCTATCGCTTTTCTATGGGAGATGGGAGTGCGGTGTTCTGCGCAATCACCGATGGCATAGATGTCCGGGATATTTGTTGAGAGATAATCATCTACCAACACACCCTCTTTTGTTTGAATGCCGCTGCCTTCCAGAAAGGAGATGTTGGGTTGAACCCCGATGGTGATGCCTGCGAAAGCACACGGGATCTCTTCGCCGGTTTTGGTGATGACGCTTTTCAGGTTGCGGTTACCAGTGAATTTTTCAACTTCCACACCAAGGCGAAGATCGATTCCCTGTTCTCTGATATGTTGTGTGATCATCGTAGATTCTTCCGACGGAAGCACATTATTCCAGAAAGAGGACTCGCGTACCAGAAAGGTCACATGGATTTTTCTGCTGTGCAACATTTCGGCCATTTCAATACCGATCAGGCCACCTCCGATCACAACCGCCTGTCTGATCTCTTTTGTGTTCGTCTCCATTAGCTCCAGATCCTGCAGCGAGTAAAGTCCCTGTACACCGGTCAGTTCACAACCGGGCCAGTGGAGTTTCCGTGGCTGCGATCCCGTGGCGATGATCAGGACGTCATAGGAAAGGGTTGTGTTGTCGGAGAATCGAAGTGTTTTCTGTTCCGGGTTCACCTGGCTTACCCAGGCACGTTTGAGTCGGATGCGGTTTTTTTCCCAGAAGTGATCTTCATAGGGTTTGGTGTCTTCGTAACGCATATGACCCATGTAGATGTACATGAGTGCGGTTCGTGAATAGAAGTGATCGCTTTCACCTGATATCACGGTAATGTCATCATCCGTCAGCTGACGGATGCGCCGGGCGGCGGTGATCCCCGCAATGCCATTACCGATAATAACTACTTGACGCATGCGACGGTTTGTTGAACCGGGATAAAGATATTGGTTTTAAGTCACACGGGAAGGTAAATCCTGACAATGTGGTGATGTGGTGATATTGTGATGTTGTGAGCCTGGCATCTCTTGTCTACTGTCTACTGCCTACTACCTACTACATTTATTCTATCTCCGCTGTTATCCTGTACACTTTCCGGCTGGGGCCGTTCTTCGGGTCGACGCCGGTGATCTCAATGGTGTTGACGGACTTCGTGACCCAGGTGGTTTTATTATCATAGATGATCATATTCTCGTGGGTCATATCCATCTTCAGTTGGTCGACCTCACGTTGCTTTCTGTAGATGACCGAGTCTTCCACATTCATGGAGGCGGCAATGCGCATCATCACATCTTTCATCTGAAGAACGAACTTGGAAAAGTCCATATCCACAGAATAAATGAATGTTCCTTCCTCGTTTTTCTCATCGTATGATTTGAGCCATACCGTTTCGGTGGTTTCCAGCATCACGGAGGGGTTGAACGGGTTCATGGCCGAATCCGCCTCCTCTACCTTCTCCCGAAGGGTATAGGAACGTTCAAAAGGAACACACAAAAAACCGATGCCTTTCTTCACTTGTTCCTTTACATAGTTCTCATTCTCGTATAACTGTTTGACTGGCATGAAGACTTCCTTCGCCATCCGGGCCCGGTCCGGTGCTTTTTTGGCCAGAAGCTTTTCCATCCGGTTATAGCTTTTGATGTTGTACTGCCTTACTTCCTTCCAGTTGAGTAACACGACCTGACCGGAATCCTTGCTTACCGAGCAGATCAGTTGCTGGTCTTTGTATTCGGGCACCTCTTCGACCAACTTGTCATACAGTTCACTTAATGCTTTCATCACCGGGTTTTCCACAGTGTATTCGATGGTGTAAAACGCTTCATCTTCACTGACCACTTTAAGCGTAGCATGCAATGTGTAAGTGGAGTCGTCCGTGAGTACTTTGTTTTTGTAGGTCTGTTCCAGAATGGTATAGGTGATCGACTTGATGTGGCCTGCCTCCCACTTGGGTGTGAACCGGTATTGCTGGGCGAATGAGATCGTCAGAAAAAAACTGAAGAATATGGTGAAGCGTGTTCTCACGACAATGTTGGGGGCATTTTATATTTCCATTCAGGAAGCCTCAATTGCGGTACTACCATCAACGGCGGAGTAGTTTGTTCTATGCCGGTTTGAGTGTTCATTTTGGGAGCTGCCTAAGATTCATTCCACCAAAGCGGTAATCGTTACTACTTTTCTGGTTTGTCCTTTTCTCGGATCCATACCTTTGATTTCGACGGTAGCTATGGATTGTTTGGTCCAGGTTGTTTTGTCGTCATAGGTTATGGCATTTGAATTCGTCATACTCATATCCATGGCGTCGATCTCCTGTTTTTTCTTCTCCATGAGGGAATCCTCAACACCCATTGATGATGCCATCTTCATCATCATGTCTTTGATCATGTTCACGAATTGAGAAAGGTCCATGTCTATGTTTTGCGAGAACATGGCAATCTGACCTGCCTGGTCAAATGAATCAAGTTTTACAGTGGTAGAAACCGAAATCATCGTGGATGCATTAAAAGGATTGGCTGCTGAATCCACACTGGTAATGGCTTCTCCGATGGTAAATTCCGATTGGAATGGCAGTGTCAGGAACTGGATATTCTTCTCCATTTCTTCTTCAATGGTTTCCTTGTCTTTGTATGCCGATTTGATGGGCATGAACAGCAGATTTGCCATAGGTGCCATGTCCGGTACCTTGTCTTCCAGGATTTTTTCCATTTTCTCATAACTGCCCAGGAGAAAATCGCGGGCTTCCTTCCAGTTCTTGAGTTCTGTCTTTCCGGTTGTTTTATTAACCTGATAGATGAGTTTCATGTTCTGGAATTCCGGGACTTCATCTCCGAGTTTGTCGTATAATTCCATCAGTGATGTCAAGGCCACATTCTCCTGGGTGTATTCAAGTGAGTAGCTGTCCTTGTTGTCATTGATCACCTTTATGGTGGCGGTTCTTGATGATGAAGTGTCACTCTTTAGCTCGTCATTTATATATTCCTTTTCCGACTCGGTATAGGTAATGGTTTTGGTTTCCCCAACTTTCCACTTGGGAAGAAAGCGATGCTGTTGGGCTGTGGCGGCCAGAGCAACAATGCAAAAGGCGATGGTGATAAACGGTTTCATGTATGG
It encodes:
- a CDS encoding YqgE/AlgH family protein, yielding MRKLKPRQGRLLLSEPFLTDLHFKRSVILLTEHTKEGSLGFILNKPISLTLNDAVDDFPTFDAPLYLGGPVRNDSLFFIHTAGAKIPGSMKIRDGLFWGGDFEALKTLVITNKISESQVRFFVGYSGWAPDQLEYELNHQSWVVAKGEVPDIMEGESETLWKSLLQHMGTEYAILSNFPENPSLN
- a CDS encoding glycosyltransferase family 2 protein, yielding MMTWGEMILLVVYGAMLLFILAYSIVQGTLIYAYVKSGKRKRTHPDSPTQWPSVTVQLPVYNERYVVERLIHAVAAFDYPKNKLEIQILDDSTDDTTRIIEQTIMPYVNNGINICHIRREERTGFKAGALAYGTTIASGEFIAIFDADFVPATNFLKQTIPYFSNEQVGMVQSRWEHINKKYSLLTRLQAFGLNAHFTIEQTGRNAGSHFINFNGTGGIWRKSCILDSGGWSSDTLTEDLDLSYRAQFRGWKFIYLEDVTSPAELPATMDALKSQQFRWTKGAAETARLNVKKVLSASQLERSTRINALFHLMNSFLFVCILGTAILSIPLLYIKNQHETPPFVYNLAGVFAISLCILAAYYFISFKKTDTRSWWNFPSQFILFLSISMGMSLHNSIAVLEGLVGRKSPFIRTPKFNLNASDKTITANRYVATRVSPVTVAELILSVYFMSGIFIGFRVSDLGLLPYHVMLAFGFASVGTYTVWHAVKARRGGSR
- a CDS encoding 4Fe-4S binding protein encodes the protein MDKHSSFSIAPGGMPGMTPGQRGGIITALSGVALLLTSFSGVQWLPPVVHLSISLILIAIGTIWFAAITFRSPANRNNGTWQRALTNRGIWGWAAGILLTLFYILLYWFPETLGFGENNNTGFMLLFDPLARFFKGDDARASQWFMYGTLYTAVILILGIRFLIKYRDNRYQIIRTSAVILSQLGFAYLIPEILEGLNTEQPYFSKDLKNFWPLNYYFFDGWHLDNMQAGGSLGMFYLVWGIAGFAIITPLLTYFLGKRWYCSWVCGCGGLAETAGDSFRHLSSKKMSAWKIERWMIHGVLAYIVLVTAVVLYGYFTGVGEVFGMNIYHIFQKPYGFLIGAMFSGVIGVGFYPVMGSRVWCRFGCPLAAYMGLFQRFKSRFRISVNGAQCISCGNCSTYCEQGIDVRSYAQRGTDVVRASCVGCGICATVCPRGVLKLENGPADLKKENMIG
- a CDS encoding FAD-dependent oxidoreductase — translated: MRQVVIIGNGIAGITAARRIRQLTDDDITVISGESDHFYSRTALMYIYMGHMRYEDTKPYEDHFWEKNRIRLKRAWVSQVNPEQKTLRFSDNTTLSYDVLIIATGSQPRKLHWPGCELTGVQGLYSLQDLELMETNTKEIRQAVVIGGGLIGIEMAEMLHSRKIHVTFLVRESSFWNNVLPSEESTMITQHIREQGIDLRLGVEVEKFTGNRNLKSVITKTGEEIPCAFAGITIGVQPNISFLEGSGIQTKEGVLVDDYLSTNIPDIYAIGDCAEHRTPISHRKAIEQIWYTGRIMGETVAETICGHPKKYEPGPWFNSAKFFNIEYQVYGRVPATPQCDVSSFFWEDEKNNRILRLTYEPQTFSLKGIQSLGIRLRQEVCKRWVTDSAPLEKVVSEWNDACFDPEFHNKPGMDWIKKLEQETGITFRPGKKSWKRIFKAITHGQA